The following proteins are encoded in a genomic region of Deltaproteobacteria bacterium:
- a CDS encoding SCP2 sterol-binding domain-containing protein, whose amino-acid sequence MKAIFSAMPANFNADAAKGMNSVIQFKLTGDGGGDYHVSIANGACTVTEGAHASPNMTMTMAAQDYVDMITGKLNGQMAFMSGKLKIAGDMGLAMKMQSLFKRPA is encoded by the coding sequence GTGAAGGCGATCTTCAGCGCGATGCCGGCGAACTTCAACGCGGACGCGGCAAAGGGGATGAATTCCGTCATCCAGTTCAAACTGACCGGCGACGGCGGCGGCGACTATCACGTCTCCATCGCCAACGGTGCCTGCACGGTCACCGAGGGGGCGCATGCCTCGCCCAACATGACGATGACCATGGCGGCGCAGGATTACGTCGACATGATCACCGGCAAGCTCAATGGCCAGATGGCCTTCATGAGCGGCAAGCTTAAAATCGCCGGCGACATGGGCCTGGCGATGAAGATGCAAAGCCTCTTCAAGCGGCCGGCCTGA
- a CDS encoding CsbD family protein: MASGKTDELKGRVKEAAGALTGDQKLKREGRVEQAVGKVKQKAEKVIDKIKDAVG, encoded by the coding sequence ATGGCCAGTGGTAAGACGGATGAGCTGAAGGGGCGCGTGAAGGAAGCCGCGGGTGCCCTGACGGGCGATCAGAAACTCAAGCGCGAGGGTCGGGTCGAACAGGCTGTTGGGAAGGTCAAGCAGAAGGCGGAGAAGGTGATTGATAAGATCAAGGATGCCGTAGGCTGA
- a CDS encoding septal ring lytic transglycosylase RlpA family protein, with product MLALLLPGCALPIGRKETPPPPVVAPQAKEEVPNAEGPKVKEVGNASWYGPAQDGKETASGETFDQNKLTAAHPTLPLGSKAVVTNLKTGKSVKVTINDRGPYAKGRKIDLSRAAARQIGMSKKGVAKVKIETTRRRKPTKKRTTTKSHATAGETRTDTPVLTPQ from the coding sequence ATGCTTGCGTTGCTGTTGCCGGGCTGTGCGCTGCCGATCGGCCGGAAGGAGACTCCTCCGCCGCCCGTGGTGGCGCCACAGGCGAAGGAGGAAGTGCCCAATGCTGAGGGGCCGAAGGTAAAGGAGGTCGGAAACGCCTCCTGGTACGGGCCAGCGCAAGACGGGAAAGAGACCGCTAGTGGAGAAACATTCGATCAGAACAAGCTCACCGCGGCACATCCGACATTGCCCCTGGGCAGCAAGGCTGTGGTCACCAACCTGAAGACCGGAAAATCGGTGAAGGTCACGATCAACGATCGTGGTCCGTATGCGAAGGGGCGGAAGATCGATCTGTCGCGCGCCGCCGCCCGACAGATCGGGATGTCGAAGAAAGGCGTGGCAAAGGTCAAGATTGAAACGACACGCCGCCGGAAACCGACCAAGAAGCGGACGACGACAAAGAGTCACGCAACAGCCGGTGAAACACGCACCGACACTCCGGTGCTAACGCCGCAGTGA
- a CDS encoding EamA family transporter encodes MTPVAIGLVLLSALLHAAWNLFGKDSQDKSAFFFAQGLTVLALFWPAVLWLWPAEPISRWGWILVLLSAVAHGGYALYLVKSYEAGDLSVAYPLSRSAPALVLLWEVTIGRQSLSVMGAAGAMLAVAGALLVQWPLLRRRGLGGVLRAPVTRYALITAVFIAGFTIIDKLGVTQVPPFVFLYLILAGEFPVFAARMGSALIPRLRLEWRRNWRRIATTAMLGPFSYWLILSALRSAPGTYVLSLRQTSIVFGVVLGRFVLGEVGSRYPLLGALVITAGGVLIAVGG; translated from the coding sequence ATGACTCCCGTGGCCATCGGGCTGGTGTTGCTGTCGGCCCTGCTGCACGCCGCCTGGAATCTGTTCGGCAAGGACAGCCAAGACAAGTCGGCTTTCTTCTTCGCCCAGGGGCTGACGGTGCTGGCGCTGTTCTGGCCGGCGGTGCTGTGGCTGTGGCCGGCCGAGCCGATCAGCCGCTGGGGCTGGATCCTGGTCCTGCTATCGGCTGTGGCGCACGGCGGCTACGCCTTGTACTTGGTGAAGTCATACGAGGCCGGCGATCTGTCGGTGGCCTATCCCCTCAGCCGCAGCGCGCCGGCGCTGGTACTGCTGTGGGAGGTCACCATCGGCCGTCAATCACTGAGCGTGATGGGGGCGGCGGGGGCGATGCTGGCGGTGGCCGGTGCGCTGCTAGTGCAATGGCCGCTGCTGCGGCGGCGTGGCTTGGGCGGCGTGCTGCGGGCACCGGTGACGCGCTACGCTCTGATCACCGCGGTCTTCATCGCCGGCTTCACCATTATCGACAAGCTTGGCGTCACCCAGGTGCCGCCGTTTGTCTTTCTGTACCTGATCTTGGCCGGGGAGTTTCCGGTGTTCGCCGCTCGCATGGGTAGCGCGCTGATTCCTCGCCTGCGGCTCGAGTGGCGGCGCAACTGGCGACGCATCGCGACCACGGCGATGCTCGGCCCGTTCTCCTATTGGCTGATCTTGTCGGCGTTGCGCTCTGCCCCCGGCACCTACGTGCTTTCGCTGCGCCAGACCAGCATTGTCTTCGGCGTCGTTCTCGGCCGCTTCGTGCTCGGCGAAGTCGGCTCGCGCTATCCGCTGCTCGGCGCCCTGGTCATCACTGCCGGTGGCGTGCTGATCGCCGTGGGCGGGTGA
- a CDS encoding lmo0937 family membrane protein, translated as MLETIAVILIILWLLGLVSSYTMGGFVHLLLVIAVVVVLVRVLQGRRPLG; from the coding sequence ATGCTCGAAACCATCGCGGTCATTCTGATCATCCTGTGGCTGCTTGGTCTGGTGTCGTCATACACGATGGGCGGATTCGTTCACCTCCTCTTGGTCATCGCGGTTGTGGTGGTACTGGTTCGTGTTCTCCAAGGTCGAAGGCCGTTGGGATGA
- a CDS encoding OmpA family protein produces the protein MMCKRSVLVGSLFVLWAVSSAHAVDGPFVGIDLGASVPTNGNYRAHVQEGGTANPYLGYMFNDYLGMQGQLHFTFQSPDNDHRGFAHENRTTTLLGGTIGPRLSLPLGEFVELYGTGQGGVFTGLSGRLNHTAPGFSVGGGIDFNVTPEFAIGLFGRWNRAYMSPRPTFLAGQVADEQGPADARWATAGVGLKYAFNGPVAAPAPPPPPPVAQAPAPPPAPVKKKIVLRSVHFDFDKSTIRPDAAPVLDEAVATLKAEGGVAVIVEGHTDSVGSDAYNQKLSHRRADAVRQYLVKHGIPANRITTEGFGESRPVASNDTADGRAQNRRVELRVQ, from the coding sequence ATGATGTGCAAACGTTCAGTCTTGGTGGGTTCGCTTTTCGTGCTGTGGGCGGTTTCATCTGCCCACGCCGTTGATGGTCCATTCGTCGGCATCGACTTGGGCGCTTCCGTGCCCACCAATGGCAACTATCGGGCGCACGTCCAAGAGGGCGGCACCGCCAATCCGTATCTGGGCTACATGTTCAATGACTATCTCGGGATGCAAGGCCAGCTCCACTTTACCTTCCAGAGCCCGGACAACGACCACCGCGGCTTCGCGCATGAGAACCGGACCACCACGCTGCTCGGGGGCACCATCGGGCCGCGGCTGTCACTGCCGCTGGGCGAGTTCGTAGAGCTGTACGGCACCGGTCAAGGCGGTGTCTTCACCGGTCTGAGCGGACGACTCAACCACACAGCACCGGGCTTCTCAGTCGGTGGCGGCATCGACTTCAATGTCACGCCTGAGTTCGCGATCGGTCTGTTTGGTCGGTGGAACCGCGCTTACATGTCGCCGCGCCCGACATTCCTGGCCGGGCAGGTCGCCGATGAACAAGGCCCTGCCGACGCGCGCTGGGCGACCGCTGGAGTCGGCTTGAAATACGCCTTCAACGGACCAGTGGCAGCGCCAGCACCCCCACCTCCGCCGCCGGTGGCGCAGGCGCCCGCGCCACCACCAGCGCCGGTCAAGAAGAAGATCGTCCTGCGCAGCGTCCACTTCGATTTCGACAAGTCGACCATCCGGCCCGATGCCGCACCGGTCCTGGATGAGGCCGTGGCGACACTCAAAGCGGAAGGCGGCGTGGCGGTCATTGTGGAAGGTCACACCGACAGCGTTGGGAGCGACGCTTACAATCAGAAGTTGTCGCACCGCCGCGCCGATGCGGTGCGGCAATATTTAGTGAAACACGGGATTCCAGCCAACCGCATT
- a CDS encoding CsbD family protein — MASGKSDELKGRVKEAAGALTGDRKLKREGKADQAVGKIKQKVEKVIDKVRDALS; from the coding sequence ATGGCGAGCGGCAAGTCCGATGAACTGAAGGGACGCGTGAAGGAAGCCGCGGGGGCTCTGACCGGCGATAGGAAGCTCAAGCGGGAGGGGAAGGCCGACCAGGCCGTTGGAAAGATCAAGCAGAAGGTGGAGAAGGTCATCGATAAGGTCAGAGATGCGCTCAGCTGA
- a CDS encoding TetR/AcrR family transcriptional regulator, giving the protein MAEPHSSDTIEVREKILATAARLFAEQGYENTSIACVARAAKVSKALIFWYFDSKEQLYRNALRKTLEPYFINVDELDGLSEPLRIERLIDLFAEFVRENVYSVRFFLSLMLQGERQPDDVIRRVSELYGVFRNLLADIIESGQRRGVFRSDCSPRLDAALIMAALDGVLIQNFLSDEFVHAPNELLDHLKRSMLDRLLASSH; this is encoded by the coding sequence GTGGCCGAACCACATTCCAGCGATACGATCGAGGTGCGCGAGAAGATCCTCGCCACCGCGGCGCGGCTATTCGCCGAACAGGGTTATGAGAACACCTCGATAGCGTGCGTGGCCCGGGCAGCCAAAGTCAGCAAGGCGCTGATCTTTTGGTACTTCGACAGCAAGGAGCAGCTCTACCGCAACGCGCTGCGCAAGACGCTGGAGCCCTACTTCATTAACGTCGACGAGCTCGACGGGCTCAGCGAACCGCTGCGCATCGAGCGGCTGATCGATCTCTTCGCCGAGTTCGTGCGCGAGAACGTCTACTCGGTACGGTTCTTCCTCAGCCTGATGCTTCAAGGCGAGCGCCAGCCCGACGATGTCATCCGCCGGGTCAGCGAACTCTACGGGGTCTTTCGTAATCTACTGGCCGATATCATCGAGAGCGGGCAGCGCCGCGGGGTTTTTCGCTCCGACTGCAGCCCACGGCTCGATGCCGCGCTCATCATGGCCGCGCTCGACGGGGTGCTGATTCAGAATTTTCTCAGCGACGAGTTCGTGCACGCCCCCAACGAACTACTCGATCACCTCAAGCGCAGCATGCTCGACCGATTGCTGGCGTCTAGTCACTGA